A stretch of DNA from Thermodesulfovibrio thiophilus DSM 17215:
TTTTACTCCAGCACCTCTGTAACCACACCTGCACCTACTGTTCTTCCACCTTCTCTTATCGCAAACCTCAATCCCTCTTCCATCGCTATCGGCGCTATTAACTCAGCTGTTAGATTCACATTGTCCCCTGGCATCACCATCTCTACTCCCTCTGGTAACTTTATCACTCCTGTTACATCTGTCGTCCTGAAATAAAACTGAGGCCTGTATCCATTGAAAAATGGCGTGTGCCTCCCTCCTTCTTCTTTCGTCAATACATACACTTCTGCCTTGAACTTAGTATGCGGCGTAATGCTTCCAGGCTTCGCTAACACCATGCCCCTCTCTACTTCTTCCTTGCCTATCCCTCTCAACAGTACCCCTATGTTGTCTCCTGCCCTTCCTTCATCCAGTATCTTTCGAAACATTTCTAACCCTGTCGCTACTGTCTTCCTCGTCTCCCTTAACCCTACTATCTCTACTTCATCTCCTACTTTGATTATCCCTCTGTCTACTCTGCCTGTTACTACTGTCCCTCTTCCTGATATCGTAAATACATCTTCTATCGGCATTAAAAATGGCTTGTCTACTGGCCTCTGTGGCTCTGGTATATAGCTGTCTAATGCATCCAGTAACTCTTGTATTGCTTTGTATTCCTCTGCATTGGGATCTTTGCTGCTACTTTCCAATGCCTTTAATGCACTCCCCCTTATTATCGGTATCTCATCCCCTGGAAATCCATACTTGCTCAATAGCTCCCTTACTTCTAACTCCACTAAATCCAGTAACTCAGGATCATCTACCATGTCTGTCTTGTTCATAAATACTACTATGTATGGTACCCCTACCTGCCTCGCTAATAAAATGTGCTCCCTCGTCTGCGGCATCGGTCCATCATTCGCCGCTACTACAAGTATCGCTCCATCCATCTGCGCTGCACCTGTTATCATGTTCTTTATGTAGTCTGCATGCCCAGGACAGTCTACATGCGCATAATGCCTCTTGTCTGTCTCATACTCTACATGCGATGTGCTTATCGTTATTCCCCTCGCCTTCTCCTCAG
This window harbors:
- the tuf gene encoding elongation factor Tu gives rise to the protein MGKAKFERKKPHVNVGTIGHIDHGKTTLTAAITKYLDLKGMAHFKSYDQIDNAPEEKARGITISTSHVEYETDKRHYAHVDCPGHADYIKNMITGAAQMDGAILVVAANDGPMPQTREHILLARQVGVPYIVVFMNKTDMVDDPELLDLVELEVRELLSKYGFPGDEIPIIRGSALKALESSSKDPNAEEYKAIQELLDALDSYIPEPQRPVDKPFLMPIEDVFTISGRGTVVTGRVDRGIIKVGDEVEIVGLRETRKTVATGLEMFRKILDEGRAGDNIGVLLRGIGKEEVERGMVLAKPGSITPHTKFKAEVYVLTKEEGGRHTPFFNGYRPQFYFRTTDVTGVIKLPEGVEMVMPGDNVNLTAELIAPIAMEEGLRFAIREGGRTVGAGVVTEVLE